One genomic window of Sporosarcina ureae includes the following:
- a CDS encoding GGDEF domain-containing protein — translation MASSNFMYDLDTKEYLSNKLKNLSKRHDQVPVAGCSSSSKESVQELEKEILYWRQLACQDDLTKLPNRRAFYFTIESYLRKADDQAEKVAFFYIDINQFKLLNDTYGHCEADKLLQELGRRLQAFSAVEEVFHFSGDEFVIIYRYQNDFRLKISNILSTCNKPFQLANEEIKINISIGTSLYPVHSTDVATLLEYADSAMYSAKRSKNNTYYLYQ, via the coding sequence ATGGCTTCTTCAAATTTTATGTATGATTTAGATACAAAAGAATACCTTTCAAATAAATTAAAGAATTTGTCAAAAAGACATGATCAAGTGCCCGTTGCAGGTTGTAGCAGTAGCTCAAAAGAATCTGTTCAGGAGTTAGAAAAAGAAATACTTTATTGGCGACAGCTTGCATGTCAAGACGACCTAACGAAATTACCAAACCGAAGAGCGTTTTACTTCACAATTGAATCTTACCTTCGAAAAGCAGATGATCAAGCAGAAAAGGTAGCATTTTTCTATATCGATATTAATCAATTTAAATTGCTTAATGATACGTATGGACATTGTGAAGCTGATAAATTATTGCAGGAACTAGGGCGTCGATTACAGGCATTCTCTGCAGTAGAAGAAGTTTTTCATTTTAGTGGTGATGAATTTGTCATTATTTATCGTTATCAAAATGATTTCCGATTAAAAATTAGTAATATCCTATCAACTTGTAATAAACCATTTCAATTGGCAAATGAAGAGATAAAAATAAACATTAGTATTGGAACTAGTTTATATCCAGTGCACAGTACAGATGTTGCTACATTGCTTGAATACGCTGATTCGGCCATGTACTCGGCAAAGCGCAGTAAAAACAATACGTATTATTTATATCAATAA
- a CDS encoding collagen binding domain-containing protein, translating to MKKQINIFMLTLLIISQTILGPIGASVASAESFPQSTSNDVGNEENKRNSAEADTEKVEVPEQDLVKPEEPKEPVKPKPENEGSNDSEEQLDKPSVDSDEKPDENPVIKPETKPDEENKAEKPTDKEDEMDVTEGEGEDSSDQESSDEDGDEESDETADEDEEQLDEDENELLVEENINLQDNVNLNFNHLIVNGTAISNASDAANVTPTIGDKVEVYYKFIINAKQESGLGSHFTFDLPQSLLNFNQGGLNGTVSEDDVTFEFTTVGKTVTVKLIEGTLEEESFFNGTLKFFAEFNADGTNEGLEQELVIPIAGSDSITIPFVFKPKATGQSMTKSGKPVIEGNARYIEWEVWTNREGTLLEGATLNDTADGKHELDGDITVEKFAVGLSGVGSSKDTTTATSFPVSLENGRYAYKLTYKTIVTHEQENVTEKFTNTATLNNKGSEISASAEVSHTYGDKLKKTAIVKDKYKAKWQIAYNYFGSKIDSRTLVDTIKGPHKVIPGTIKVYSVTVDASGSGTIGSEVARSATIHDDGKGFDIILESPNGEAYLIEYETENESDFVINGENVENTVTDGQNTKSDSFGINENIFSKTRGAIDYDNKIITWTIKVTVENEMNNFIIEDTFTNFGEGGTRQTLLGEEGKQFNISNGSEPIITVTDKTEGFNLNFGRLSKGTNFTITYKTKFDILENGTAYGAYENKANAKWTSPVDSKEYNVEKTAGYYPGESSPTGQNGYKNGSFDYVDQVFNWNVAVNINKQAINGSVLTDTIEEGHELITDSIKVHKLILSGDDKGVPGAEVTSGFTKTVDSKQKFTIKFTEHTTDAYIITYQTKDSDNIIGNGGKAIYENKADFVTTNNNTFPLSAGVTVKHANELIKKSAEINGIEETISWTIDVNTSHSNLGHITLTDTMSKNQLILENTFQKREIKLNDTGGISHGAWETVSPIVNKENNSFTLELGNLDQKGYQVSYKTFFLGGNGDKFSNEAFINYEGEESGISKGDNITDKKFNFNDASGTISSAKGKLELHKTGYNSITGASKDLKGITFELWNNSGTIKLAEAITNDDGRLTLDDIRYGKYKLKETGTPNNYEKLPSEGLTITMNDSINFNENGGELYEVVNNEKVDVGNACEEFSLLIKDTNSDARKDVELTFISENGKTIVTRTTDANGKVSVPRKELPAGKYTVKETGDNGVYETLVISYEKNADGECKAVEIQPEIKCTAFTVTVKETADKVRTGAKVTLKKDGKDIVTVITDEKGEFTVPTTTAAGEYKLYEGKQFLGAVKIDYNDGNCGAEVIQAPTCLDFVLTIKDVDGESLDSSTTVTVKDKNTGEVIVEDAKTDNSGKLAISDLKPSEYEVHDVDGEYLGEFDVDLDCAAEIQPAPKCTDFLFTVKDENGAIRPNVEVTVKSKSGESMITKTTDEKGTIKVPSNTLPSGKYDVYEGELFIKEVTVSYKGNCEGVIAAAPVCEDFTLTVQYRSGEVRPDVEVTVKSITGETIITAKTDRNGQIKIDNKKMKQGTYQVFEKSSLINSFKVTDTCSATVKPKPLPPQPEVCTDFTIAVFEEGNPARPDIEVVLKDGDKEVAKGITNINGDVKISKSVLPNGDYEAYVDGKKVGTVKVTDTCHETITIPTNPTCENFTLTIMENNNPIIKGKEVILKSGDKEITKGKTDVTGKVVFPINVKHGKYDVIVDGKKVGTVTVTETCEGTISYAPVCDDFTATVTKDGKPVKDKEIVLKKDDKEVAKGKTDKDGKVTFPGKMPTGDYDVYVEGEKSGKVTVGNPCEAGTIVLAPTCEYFTLTVYEDGKPVGPGKQIMLKQGETVKAVGTTNAQGKIVFDIAKLAKGEYDAYHQEVKIGKVNVTNTCEETLTLTHAPVCEEFTVTVTEDGRSVGAGKEVILKDGDKEVAKGITNTDGKVIFPGKLPNGAYDTSVDGKATGPITITNSCEAVLNVEGSSGGGNPVDPNEPGKPGEPVDPNEPGKPGEPVDPNEPGKPGEPADPNEPGKPGEPADPNEPGKPGEPVDPNEPGKPGEPVDPNEPDKPGEPADPNEPGKPGEPVDPNEPGKPSTPLTPSTPNIPAGSIGAAGSNTNGSNGTISSISGSKNPNTSTGSNLPQTGEIYPIIPITLGILLIAGGVWVLRRKKHA from the coding sequence TTGAAGAAACAGATCAACATATTCATGCTTACACTTCTGATCATAAGCCAAACTATTCTAGGGCCGATTGGTGCAAGTGTGGCTAGTGCGGAAAGCTTTCCGCAGTCTACGTCGAATGATGTAGGGAATGAGGAAAATAAAAGAAATTCTGCTGAGGCGGATACAGAGAAGGTTGAGGTTCCCGAACAAGATCTAGTTAAGCCTGAGGAGCCGAAAGAACCGGTAAAGCCCAAGCCAGAAAATGAAGGATCTAATGATTCTGAAGAACAACTAGATAAACCTTCTGTGGATTCTGATGAGAAACCGGATGAAAACCCGGTTATAAAACCGGAAACTAAGCCAGACGAAGAGAATAAAGCGGAAAAACCAACTGATAAAGAAGATGAGATGGATGTAACGGAAGGCGAGGGAGAAGATTCTTCTGATCAAGAATCCTCTGACGAAGATGGAGATGAGGAAAGTGATGAAACTGCTGATGAAGATGAAGAGCAACTTGACGAAGATGAGAATGAACTATTAGTTGAAGAAAATATAAATCTTCAAGACAATGTCAATTTGAATTTTAATCATCTGATCGTTAATGGAACGGCTATCAGCAATGCAAGCGATGCAGCAAATGTTACTCCTACTATAGGGGACAAGGTTGAAGTTTATTATAAATTTATAATTAATGCAAAGCAGGAATCGGGTTTAGGATCGCACTTTACTTTTGACCTTCCACAATCCTTGTTGAACTTTAATCAAGGCGGTCTAAATGGCACAGTCAGCGAAGACGATGTGACATTTGAATTTACTACAGTTGGTAAAACTGTAACGGTAAAATTAATTGAAGGTACGCTTGAAGAAGAGTCTTTCTTTAATGGGACTTTAAAGTTCTTTGCAGAATTTAATGCAGACGGAACAAATGAAGGGTTAGAACAAGAGCTGGTAATACCTATAGCTGGATCGGATTCAATTACAATTCCATTCGTATTCAAACCAAAAGCTACTGGGCAGTCGATGACGAAGTCAGGTAAACCGGTTATTGAAGGAAATGCTCGTTATATAGAATGGGAAGTTTGGACGAATCGTGAAGGGACTTTATTGGAAGGTGCAACACTAAATGATACTGCGGATGGCAAGCATGAACTTGATGGAGACATCACAGTAGAGAAATTTGCAGTAGGATTATCAGGTGTAGGCAGTAGTAAGGATACAACTACTGCGACTTCATTCCCTGTAAGCTTAGAGAATGGACGATATGCATACAAGTTAACTTATAAGACGATTGTTACGCATGAACAAGAAAATGTTACAGAGAAGTTCACTAATACTGCTACTCTGAATAACAAGGGAAGTGAAATTTCTGCGAGTGCAGAAGTTAGCCATACTTATGGCGATAAGCTAAAGAAAACCGCTATTGTAAAGGATAAGTACAAAGCGAAGTGGCAAATAGCCTATAATTACTTCGGCAGTAAAATAGATTCACGGACATTAGTAGACACTATCAAAGGTCCGCATAAAGTCATTCCGGGTACTATCAAAGTATATAGTGTGACGGTAGACGCATCTGGATCGGGAACAATAGGATCGGAAGTCGCACGATCGGCAACCATTCATGATGATGGTAAGGGCTTCGATATTATTTTAGAATCTCCAAATGGTGAAGCGTATTTAATAGAGTATGAAACAGAAAATGAAAGCGATTTTGTTATTAATGGCGAAAACGTTGAAAATACAGTAACTGATGGACAAAATACAAAGTCAGATAGCTTTGGAATTAACGAAAATATCTTCTCTAAAACACGTGGTGCAATTGACTATGATAATAAAATCATTACGTGGACAATTAAAGTGACTGTAGAAAACGAAATGAATAATTTCATTATTGAAGATACATTTACAAATTTCGGTGAAGGTGGAACTCGTCAAACATTACTCGGTGAAGAGGGCAAGCAGTTTAACATATCTAATGGTAGTGAACCTATAATCACAGTAACTGATAAAACAGAAGGCTTTAATTTAAACTTTGGTAGGTTATCAAAAGGAACCAACTTTACTATCACTTACAAAACTAAGTTTGATATTCTTGAAAACGGTACAGCATATGGCGCATATGAAAATAAAGCGAATGCTAAATGGACTAGTCCCGTTGATTCTAAAGAATATAATGTTGAAAAGACAGCTGGATACTATCCAGGCGAAAGCTCACCAACAGGTCAAAACGGATATAAAAATGGTTCATTTGACTACGTAGATCAGGTTTTCAATTGGAATGTTGCAGTTAACATCAATAAACAAGCAATTAATGGATCTGTTCTTACGGATACTATTGAAGAAGGACATGAACTGATTACAGATTCAATCAAAGTTCACAAATTAATTTTATCTGGTGATGATAAAGGTGTACCAGGTGCGGAAGTTACTAGTGGCTTTACAAAGACAGTAGATTCAAAGCAAAAATTCACTATCAAATTCACTGAACATACGACTGATGCTTATATTATCACTTATCAAACAAAAGACTCAGATAACATTATTGGGAATGGCGGTAAAGCAATATACGAAAACAAAGCGGACTTCGTTACAACGAATAACAACACATTCCCGTTAAGTGCCGGCGTAACAGTAAAACATGCAAATGAATTGATTAAAAAAAGTGCCGAAATAAATGGAATTGAAGAAACTATTTCATGGACCATTGATGTGAATACATCTCATTCCAATTTGGGGCATATCACTTTGACAGATACAATGTCTAAGAATCAATTAATTCTAGAAAATACATTCCAGAAGCGTGAAATTAAGTTGAATGATACTGGCGGAATCAGCCATGGAGCATGGGAAACAGTATCACCGATTGTAAATAAGGAAAACAATAGCTTTACACTTGAACTAGGTAACTTAGATCAAAAGGGTTATCAAGTCAGCTATAAAACTTTCTTCTTAGGTGGAAATGGAGATAAATTCTCGAACGAGGCTTTCATTAACTATGAGGGAGAAGAGTCGGGAATATCCAAGGGTGACAATATCACGGATAAGAAATTCAATTTTAATGATGCAAGTGGTACAATTTCCTCTGCGAAAGGAAAACTGGAGCTACACAAAACTGGCTATAACTCAATTACAGGTGCTTCCAAAGATTTAAAAGGCATCACATTTGAATTGTGGAATAATAGTGGAACCATCAAACTTGCGGAAGCTATTACAAACGATGACGGAAGACTGACACTTGATGATATTCGCTATGGTAAATATAAGTTGAAGGAAACAGGAACTCCTAATAACTACGAAAAGTTGCCAAGCGAAGGACTAACAATCACGATGAACGATTCAATTAACTTCAATGAAAATGGCGGGGAACTTTATGAAGTTGTAAACAATGAAAAGGTGGACGTCGGAAACGCCTGTGAAGAATTTTCTCTACTCATCAAAGATACAAATAGCGACGCACGTAAAGACGTTGAACTAACATTTATAAGTGAAAACGGTAAAACAATCGTAACACGTACAACAGACGCGAATGGTAAAGTATCTGTGCCACGCAAAGAACTCCCAGCCGGAAAGTATACGGTTAAAGAAACAGGCGATAATGGAGTATACGAAACACTAGTTATTTCTTATGAAAAAAATGCTGACGGAGAATGTAAAGCAGTTGAAATCCAACCGGAAATAAAATGTACTGCTTTCACAGTAACAGTGAAGGAAACTGCAGATAAAGTACGTACAGGTGCTAAAGTAACATTGAAAAAAGATGGTAAAGATATTGTGACGGTAATAACAGATGAAAAAGGTGAATTCACAGTTCCAACAACTACTGCGGCTGGAGAATATAAGCTCTATGAAGGAAAGCAATTCTTGGGCGCAGTAAAAATCGACTATAATGACGGGAATTGTGGTGCAGAAGTTATCCAAGCACCAACTTGTCTAGACTTTGTACTAACAATTAAAGATGTCGATGGTGAAAGTCTAGATTCTTCCACTACAGTAACAGTAAAAGATAAGAATACAGGTGAGGTAATTGTAGAAGACGCCAAAACTGATAATTCAGGAAAGCTTGCTATCTCAGATTTAAAGCCAAGTGAATATGAAGTTCACGATGTAGATGGTGAATATCTAGGCGAGTTTGACGTTGATCTTGATTGTGCAGCAGAAATTCAGCCAGCACCAAAATGTACAGACTTCTTATTTACTGTAAAAGATGAAAACGGAGCGATTCGTCCTAATGTCGAAGTAACTGTAAAGAGTAAAAGCGGAGAATCTATGATTACAAAGACGACAGATGAAAAGGGAACAATCAAAGTACCTTCAAACACTTTGCCATCAGGTAAGTATGATGTCTACGAAGGAGAATTATTCATTAAAGAAGTAACAGTCAGTTATAAAGGAAACTGTGAAGGAGTTATAGCAGCTGCTCCTGTATGTGAAGATTTCACACTAACTGTCCAGTATAGAAGTGGAGAAGTTCGTCCCGATGTTGAAGTGACAGTAAAAAGTATAACGGGAGAAACCATTATTACTGCAAAAACAGATAGAAATGGTCAAATCAAAATCGATAATAAGAAAATGAAGCAGGGCACATATCAAGTATTTGAAAAGTCTTCTCTTATTAACTCATTCAAGGTAACTGATACATGTTCAGCAACAGTTAAGCCTAAACCACTGCCGCCTCAACCTGAAGTGTGTACAGACTTTACAATTGCTGTATTTGAAGAAGGCAACCCAGCAAGACCGGACATTGAGGTGGTCTTGAAAGACGGAGACAAAGAAGTGGCAAAAGGAATAACAAATATTAATGGAGATGTAAAAATTTCCAAATCGGTTCTGCCGAATGGTGACTATGAGGCATATGTGGATGGCAAAAAAGTTGGTACTGTGAAAGTAACGGATACTTGTCATGAAACAATCACCATCCCAACTAATCCAACATGTGAGAATTTCACCTTAACGATCATGGAAAACAATAATCCGATCATAAAAGGTAAAGAAGTTATCTTAAAGTCAGGTGACAAAGAAATCACAAAAGGCAAAACAGACGTAACAGGAAAAGTAGTATTCCCAATCAACGTTAAGCACGGGAAGTATGATGTAATCGTTGATGGCAAAAAAGTCGGGACAGTTACCGTAACAGAAACGTGTGAAGGCACAATTTCATATGCTCCTGTATGTGACGACTTTACTGCTACCGTAACGAAAGATGGTAAACCAGTAAAAGATAAAGAAATCGTCTTGAAAAAAGATGATAAGGAAGTAGCAAAGGGTAAGACGGATAAAGACGGCAAAGTAACATTCCCAGGTAAAATGCCGACAGGAGATTACGATGTCTATGTAGAAGGAGAAAAGTCAGGTAAAGTAACGGTTGGAAATCCTTGTGAAGCAGGAACCATTGTATTGGCTCCAACTTGCGAGTACTTTACGCTCACAGTGTATGAAGACGGTAAACCAGTAGGCCCGGGCAAACAGATCATGCTGAAACAAGGTGAGACAGTTAAAGCGGTGGGTACTACAAATGCACAGGGGAAGATTGTGTTTGATATTGCAAAGCTAGCTAAAGGTGAGTATGATGCATACCATCAAGAAGTAAAAATAGGAAAAGTGAACGTTACGAATACATGTGAAGAGACATTGACTCTAACGCATGCACCAGTATGTGAAGAGTTTACTGTAACGGTAACAGAAGACGGAAGATCGGTAGGGGCAGGAAAAGAAGTTATCTTGAAAGATGGAGATAAAGAAGTAGCAAAAGGTATAACAAATACCGATGGAAAAGTAATATTTCCTGGGAAATTACCGAATGGAGCCTATGATACATCCGTAGATGGTAAGGCAACAGGTCCTATTACAATTACAAATTCATGTGAAGCTGTCCTAAATGTAGAAGGATCATCTGGTGGCGGTAATCCAGTGGATCCAAACGAACCAGGTAAACCAGGCGAGCCGGTAGATCCAAACGAGCCAGGAAAACCGGGCGAGCCAGTGGATCCAAATGAGCCAGGAAAACCAGGTGAGCCAGCAGATCCAAATGAGCCGGGTAAACCAGGTGAGCCAGCAGATCCAAATGAGCCAGGAAAACCGGGCGAGCCGGTAGATCCAAACGAGCCAGGAAAACCGGGCGAGCCAGTGGATCCAAATGAGCCGGATAAACCAGGAGAGCCAGCAGATCCAAATGAGCCAGGAAAACCGGGCGAGCCGGTAGATCCAAACGAGCCAGGAAAACCAAGCACTCCATTGACACCGAGCACACCAAATATACCAGCCGGTTCTATTGGAGCCGCTGGAAGCAATACGAATGGCAGTAATGGCACTATCAGTAGTATTAGTGGAAGTAAAAACCCTAACACCTCGACAGGCAGCAATTTACCTCAAACAGGTGAAATTTATCCAATCATCCCAATCACACTAGGAATCTTGCTGATTGCAGGTGGTGTATGGGTTTTACGCAGAAAGAAGCATGCGTAA
- a CDS encoding class D sortase — translation MTRKFIGWALVIGGVLIVCYPMLKNIAYDKQQQELLEAFDQLGAMEDVDFTDEPERVSSAEAPVDKKSPSLQGSRGIVSIDKIDLKMLMFDGVTENELGKGAGIMEPQKDFTKHNVGLAGHRAVADGKQFNRLGELEVGDDIQVNTKNEILHYRITDTFIVHKTDVSVLEDKETPQLTLVTCTPLGSWNPPDRLIVQAELQEVEKR, via the coding sequence ATGACTCGGAAATTTATAGGTTGGGCTCTTGTCATTGGCGGAGTGTTAATCGTTTGCTATCCGATGTTGAAGAATATCGCATACGACAAACAGCAACAGGAACTTCTTGAAGCCTTTGATCAGCTCGGTGCCATGGAAGACGTGGACTTTACGGATGAACCAGAAAGGGTATCGTCAGCGGAAGCACCAGTGGATAAGAAAAGCCCTTCACTTCAAGGTAGTCGTGGAATTGTCTCGATCGATAAAATTGATTTGAAGATGCTAATGTTCGATGGGGTTACGGAGAATGAACTCGGCAAAGGTGCGGGGATCATGGAGCCACAAAAAGACTTCACGAAACATAATGTTGGCCTTGCAGGACATCGCGCAGTAGCGGATGGCAAGCAGTTCAATCGGCTTGGAGAACTGGAAGTAGGCGACGACATACAGGTGAATACAAAGAATGAAATCCTTCATTACCGCATTACCGATACATTTATCGTACATAAAACAGACGTATCCGTATTAGAAGACAAAGAAACACCGCAACTCACACTCGTCACATGCACACCACTCGGTAGCTGGAATCCGCCGGACCGATTGATTGTGCAAGCAGAACTTCAAGAAGTGGAGAAGCGTTAA
- a CDS encoding sensor histidine kinase: MKSLYGKFLVLTVGIMVSSAIVAFLSVNTYYHRYLKDENDAKNVKVAEEIALFIEANDSINLPAYFDMLAGAGYKLLVKSPDGDSIVYGEAFRDDNLEYGAVQKVYSGQVYHGMRDLKAETFVTGYFSNESANTVGVPFMYDGKTYALFLRPDIKMLFTEIHYLLGGMVIVMAIISILAMLVVARKLIAPIVVLTRATKKVGEEQFTSELSIDRRDEIGQLANSFQQMIDRLSENDQIRKAFVSDVSHDFQSPLLNIKGYADLLMDEELPAIERIRYAGIIQSETERLSTLTKQLLLLTSLDQLISPLQKKVFRVDQQVKETVRKAQWLLQEKEMSVMLEVDDITYEGDPAFLEKVWENLLSNALKYSPDGGTIDIRLTERNNEVYFSIEDTGIGMSTETKNRIFDRFYRADHSRTREVEGTGLGLSIVEQVVRLHDGRVEVVSELGKGTLFIVYLPKL; encoded by the coding sequence ATGAAGTCGCTGTACGGGAAGTTTCTCGTCTTAACAGTTGGGATCATGGTGTCAAGTGCGATAGTAGCGTTCCTTTCCGTCAACACCTATTACCACCGATATTTAAAAGATGAGAACGATGCGAAGAATGTTAAAGTTGCCGAGGAGATTGCTTTGTTCATCGAGGCGAATGACAGCATAAATTTACCAGCCTACTTTGATATGCTGGCCGGAGCGGGGTATAAGCTGCTCGTCAAATCGCCTGATGGTGACTCGATTGTCTACGGGGAAGCATTTCGGGATGATAACCTAGAGTATGGAGCGGTTCAGAAGGTCTATAGTGGCCAAGTCTATCATGGTATGCGGGACCTAAAGGCAGAAACGTTTGTGACGGGTTATTTCTCTAATGAATCCGCTAATACAGTAGGTGTACCGTTTATGTACGATGGAAAAACGTATGCATTGTTTTTGCGACCAGATATTAAAATGCTCTTCACGGAAATCCACTATTTGCTCGGTGGCATGGTTATAGTCATGGCGATTATCAGTATTCTCGCGATGCTCGTCGTTGCGCGGAAGCTGATTGCACCAATTGTTGTATTGACGAGAGCGACGAAGAAGGTAGGCGAGGAGCAGTTCACGAGTGAGCTGTCGATTGATCGTCGAGATGAAATTGGGCAACTGGCGAATAGCTTTCAACAGATGATTGATCGTTTGAGTGAGAATGACCAAATTCGAAAAGCGTTTGTCAGTGACGTATCGCATGATTTCCAGTCACCATTATTGAATATTAAAGGATATGCAGATTTGTTAATGGATGAAGAGTTACCAGCTATTGAGCGTATACGTTATGCGGGAATCATCCAGTCTGAAACAGAACGCCTATCGACTTTGACGAAGCAGCTACTATTGTTGACATCACTCGACCAGCTTATCTCGCCATTGCAGAAAAAAGTATTCCGTGTGGATCAGCAAGTGAAAGAAACTGTGCGAAAAGCACAATGGTTATTGCAAGAAAAAGAAATGTCCGTCATGCTTGAAGTGGATGACATCACGTATGAAGGTGATCCTGCATTTCTTGAGAAAGTATGGGAGAATTTATTGTCGAATGCACTGAAATATTCGCCGGATGGGGGAACGATTGACATCCGATTGACTGAGAGGAACAATGAGGTCTATTTCTCTATTGAAGACACAGGAATTGGTATGTCAACTGAAACTAAGAATCGAATATTTGACCGTTTTTATCGTGCAGACCACTCGAGAACGCGCGAAGTGGAAGGGACCGGTCTTGGATTATCTATTGTTGAACAGGTAGTACGTCTTCATGATGGCCGTGTGGAAGTGGTCAGTGAGTTAGGTAAAGGTACCCTATTCATTGTATATTTACCGAAGCTGTAA